Proteins found in one Quercus robur chromosome 2, dhQueRobu3.1, whole genome shotgun sequence genomic segment:
- the LOC126713177 gene encoding 40S ribosomal protein S19-3-like, whose amino-acid sequence MEAARTVKDVSPHEFVKSYAAHLKRSGRVELPEWTDLVKTATFKELAPYDPDWYYIRAASMARKIYLRGGLGVGAFRRIYGGSKRNGSRPPHFCKSSGSIARHILQQLETMKIVEIDSKGGRKITSSGRRDLDQVAGRIALAH is encoded by the exons atggaggcaGCGAGAACTGTAAAAGACGTTTCCCCTCACGAGTTCGTCAAGTCCTACGCCGCTCACCTCAAACGCTCTGGccgg gtcgAGCTCCCTGAATGGACTGATCTTGTCAAGACTGCAACATTTAAGGAGCTTGCTCCATATGACCCTGATTGGTACTACATTAGAGCCG CTTCCATGGCAAGGAAGATCTACTTGAGGGGGGGTCTTGGTGTTGGTGCCTTCAGAAGGATCTATGGAGGAAGCAAGAGGAATGGCAGTCGCCCACCCCATTTCTGTAAAAGCAGTGGATCTATTGCTCGTCACATACTTCAGCAATTGGAGACGATGAAGATCGTTGAGATCGACTCAAAGGG TGGGAGGAAAATCACATCCAGTGGCCGGCGAGATCTGGATCAAGTTGCTGGACGGATTGCACTTGCCCATTGA
- the LOC126697058 gene encoding uncharacterized protein LOC126697058, which produces MIIDDGSCTNVASTIMVENLGLPMVKHPRPYKLQWLNDSSEIRVNKQVLVAFRIGKYEDEVLCDVVPMQAGHLLLGRPWQFDRQVKHDGFTNKYSFVLNQRSITLIPLTLQQVYEDQVRLQKKSDQKKESEQKKKSENQKEAKKNEGEKENQSSALERKSERKQKNFYAKVSEIKRAMFSNKPMIVLLFKEALLNTNKLDLTLPSSIISLLQEYEDVFPEETPYGLPLI; this is translated from the coding sequence ATGATTATTGATGATGGTAGTTGTACTAATGTTGCAAGCACAATTATGGTGGAGAATTTGGGATTGCCCATGGTAAAGCACCCTAGACCGTACAAGTTGCAATGGCTAAATGATAGTAGTGAGATCAGGGTGAACAAGCAAGTGTTAGTTGCATTTCGAATCGGTAAATACGAAGATGAAGTGTTGTGTGATGTAGTACCGATGCAAGCGGGACACTTATTGCTAGGGCGTCCATGGCAGTTCGATAGGCAAGTAAAGCATGATGGCTTTACGAACAAGTACTCTTTTGTACTTAATCAACGATCAATCACTCTTATACCATTGACATTGCAGCAAGTATACGAGGATCAAGTAAGATTACAAAAGAAGAGtgatcaaaagaaagagagtgagcaaaagaaaaagagtgaaaatcagaaagAGGCCAAGaaaaatgagggagaaaaagaaaatcaaagttcGGCCCTTGAGAGAAAAtcagagagaaaacaaaagaatttctATGCAAAAGTGAGTGAGATCAAGCGAGCAATGTTTTCAAATAAGCcgatgattgtacttttgttcAAAGAGGCACTTTTAAACACTAACAAACTTGACCTTACTTTGCCTAGTtctattatttctcttttgcaGGAGTACGAGGATGTCTTCCCCGAGGAAACACCATATGGGTTACCTTTAATCTGA
- the LOC126713175 gene encoding 50S ribosomal protein L11, chloroplastic, translated as MASSSFSTLHLTTPTTLSSSSSSSTNNNVQKLSSSLFSSPISISSFSSNPNNTFHFLNNKLVSPTPRRLSVIAMAPPKPGGKSKKVVGMIKLALEAGKATPAPPVGPALGSKGVNIMAFCKDYNARTADKPGYVIPVEITVYDDRSFTFILKTPPASVLLLKAAGVEKGSKDPKMEKVGKVTIEQLRTIAAEKLPDLNCTTIESAMRIIAGTAANMGIDIDPPVLEPKKKEELV; from the exons ATGGCGTCTTCTTCCTTCTCCACTCTTCATCTCACTACTCCAAcaaccctttcttcttcttcttcttcttccaccaACAACAATGTTCAGaagctttcttcttctcttttctcttcacCCATCTCCATTTCCAGCTTCTCTTCAAACCCCAACAACACTTTCCATTTCCTCAACAACAAACTTGTTTCTCCCACTCCAAGGCGTCTCTCTGTCATCGCCATGGCTCCTCCTAAGCCCGGTGGCAAATCCAAGAAag TGGTGGGAATGATAAAGCTGGCTCTAGAGGCAGGGAAGGCGACACCGGCGCCGCCAGTGGGGCCGGCACTGGGTTCCAAGGGTGTGAATATCATGGCTTTCTGTAAGGACTACAATGCCAGGACAGCTGACAAGCCTGGTTACGTTATTCCTGTTGAAATTACTGTCTATGAT gATAGAAGCTTTACTTTCATTTTGAAGACACCCCCTGCTTCAGTTCTGCTCTTAAAAGCCGCAG GCGTAGAGAAAGGTTCTAAAGACCCAAAGATGGAGAAAGTAGGCAAGGTTACCATCGAGCAATTGCGCACAATTGCCGCTGAGAAGCTGCCAGACTTAAATTGCACAACTATTGAATCAGCAATGAGAATTATAGCAGGGACTGCAGCTAACATGGGAATTGATATTGACCCTCCAGTTCTTGAACCCAAAAAGAAGGAGGAACTTGTGTAG